A genomic segment from Daphnia carinata strain CSIRO-1 chromosome 1, CSIRO_AGI_Dcar_HiC_V3, whole genome shotgun sequence encodes:
- the LOC130694019 gene encoding uncharacterized protein LOC130694019, with amino-acid sequence MAKKAQRYEIQMQLFEPKSNLPVLTEVPIRPKTGFQYIFKWEDKLKRQEWRSDGFRWRQYSTVTFKYGDVDCKRYYFKVQVGPGNEYTTDFTRHAIESPLYENKILIWYQGDDTLAINAALKDATDLDKHGKAPQRFENQMKLFLPEAGLPILSEVPLRPKGGFRYIFKWEIPLKRQDWRVDGYRWRQNSVTRFTYNDLESKRYYFKLQVGPGEEFSTEFTKNAIECPLHENQVLVWYQGDESVVRDFAHGNSKDPEKEYHRTAPSVLKKIQMETVTEKLPLQVYSDLLTDCSNRARHMIDAPRDVKQIQNARKFIRRAERSLNETPNGTKQIRNTPKMQRKSLNKTERSSHETVDAIYNLYASGAGFVSDLHVAPNILIICFDESTVAEFRQFIKREDLTVQCLTYGSTFIFGEFCLSVLTFRQTEFEDTPVIPLMYVIYEKDTPLVHDTFFMRFATAVPEFETPERIIIISDEDVAITSAIEKNCPGVTRLRCWQHALQSIKSNLQSLNITEKQEVQQYESDFIRLLNQDSAGKYKSLLAQFYLKKWKQEFSDYFDVAIDPDMNRMGAWALRPFGLSLQTAHQPESFSGVMRRLSESGLTWSKSSVDGLVASLMKITDFFNVRVARSRYRLANHAYTLKANLNDFYDENDTDFPDSITVEELMSDIRLSRAESIAKLGKRNSAPITPNNARRYESKQNDTSMQEICILEAEAVQEGGTDSLTIEHVILVDEAELDQDTVMYICH; translated from the exons ATGGCGAAGAAAGCGCAAAGATATGAAATTCAGATGCAGCTCTTTGAGCCAAAGTCAAACTTGCCTGTTTTAACTGAAGTTCCAATCCGCCCCAAAACTGGCTTTCAGTATATATTCAAATGGGAGGATAAGCTCAAACGCCAAGAATGGCGTTCAGATGGATTTCGTTGGAGGCAGTACTCAACTGTTACATTCAAGTATGGAGATGTTGATTGCAAACGCTATTACTTCAAGGTGCAAGTGGGGCCAGGAAATGAATATACAACAGATTTCACCAGACATGCAATTGAAAGTCCATTGTATGAGAATAAGATCTTAATCTGGTATCAAGGTGATGATACTCTTGCCATTAATGCTGCTCTAAAGGATGCCACAGACCTGGATAAGCACGGCAAAGCACCACAGagatttgaaaatcaaatgaagcTTTTTCTACCGGAAGCCGGTTTACCAATACTTAGTGAAGTTCCTCTTCGCCCGAAAGGTGGTTTCAGATACATTTTTAAGTGGGAAATTCCTTTAAAGCGCCAAGATTGGCGGGTCGACGGTTACCGCTGGAGACAAAATTCAGTGACAAGATTCACCTATAATGATTTGGAATCCAAGCGCTATTATTTCAAATTGCAAGTGGGTCCTGGAGAGGAATTCAGCACGGAATTTACAAAAAATGCAATCGAATGCCCGTTGCATGAAAATCAAGTATTAGTGTGGTACCAGGGAGACGAGTCCGTGGTCCGAGATTTCGCGCATGGAAACTCTAAAGATCCAGAAAAGGAATATCATCGTACCGCGCCGTctgtgttgaaaaaaattcagatgGAGACGGTGACAGAGAAGTTACCACTGCAAGTCTATTCAGATCTGTTAACAGACTGTTCTAACAGAGCTCGTCACATGATTGATGCACCCAGAGACGTAAAGCAAATTCAAAATGCTCGAAAGTTTATCCGCAGAGCCGAACGTTCACTCAATGAAACACCAAATGGCACGAAGCAGATTCGGAATACGCCAAAGATGCAGCGTAAATCCCTTAACAAGACTGAACGTTCTAGCCATGAAACGGTAGATGCTATATACAATTTGTATGCCAGTGGCGCTGGTTTTGTGAGTGATCTACATGTGGCACCAAATATTCTTATCATTTGCTTCGATGAAA GTACTGTGGCGGAATTCAGGCAATTCATCAAAAGAGAGGATCTTACTGTACAGTGTCTTACGTACGGCAGCACATTTATCTTCGGCGAGTTTTGTCTTTCAGTCTTAACATTTCGACAAACAGAGTTTGAAGACACGCCCGTAATCCCGCTGATGTACGTGATATACGAAAAGGATACGCCCCTAGTACATGATACCTTCTTCATGCGCTTTGCTACGGCAGTCCCAGAGTTTGAGACACCCGAGcgaatcatcatcatcagcgaTGAAGACGTCGCAATCACCAGTGCCATCGAGAAAAATTGTCCTGGCGTTACGAGACTCCGTTGCTGGCAACATGCACTTCAAAGCATCAAAAGCAATCTACAATCATTAAACATAACCGAAAAACAAGAAGTTCAGCAATATGAAAGTGACTTCATTCGTCTACTGAATCAAGACTCGGCTGGTAAATACAAGTCGCTCCTTGCTCAGTTTTacctgaagaaatggaagcaG GAGTTTTCTGATTATTTTGACGTGGCAATCGATCCTGACATGAACAGAATGGGTGCATGGGCTCTTCGCCCATTTGGATTATCTCTTCAGACTGCCCACCAGCCTGAATCATTTAGTGGGGTCATGAGACGATTGAGTGAATCGGGTCTTACATGGAGCAAGTCGTCAGTCGATGGATTGGTTGCATCTTTAATGAAGATCACTGACTTCTTTAACGTCAGAGTAGCAAGAAGTCGGTACCGACTTGCTAATCACGCGTATACACTCAAAGCAAACCTGAATGATTTCTACGATGAGAATGATACGGACTTCCCGGATTCGATTACGGTCGAAGAATTAATGAGCGACATCAGATTATCACGAGCTGAATCGATAGCTaag CTAGGGAAAAGGAATAGCGCCCCAATCACGCCAAACAATGCCAGAAGGTATGAATCCAAACAAAATGACACTAGCATGCAGGAAATATGTATCCTGGAAGCAGAAGCGGTGCAAGAG GGCGGCACCGATTCGCTAACCATTGAACACGTGATTCTGGTTGATGAGGCGGAATTGGACCAAGACACAGTGATGTACATTTGTCATTAG
- the LOC130694352 gene encoding tubulin polymerization-promoting protein homolog: MADVHSNSSQEGLNGEQPLQSLKDELPDVPASPRPSSGAKNPLAELFRAFAKFGDSKADGKAISLSQSDKWMKQAKVIDGKKITATDTGIYFKKYKSLRLGLADYQKFLEDLAKAKKVELSEIRDKMIQCGIPGTSGTTVAVKTAAVDRLTDSAKYTGSSKMRFDDSGRGRGIDGRQDKPDGSGYVQGFNNKSSNDKSH, encoded by the exons ATGGCTGATGTCCACTCTAATTCGTCGCAAGAGGGCTTGAATGGAGAACAACCCCTTCAATCGCTCAAAGATGAATTGCCCGACGTTCCAGCATCTCCTCGTCCCAGTTCGGGAGCAAAAAATCCATTGGCGGAACTGTTCCGCGCCTTCGCAAAATTCGGTGACAGCAAAGCCGATGGCAAAGCAATCTCCTTGTCACAGAGTGACAAGTG GATGAAACAAGCTAAGGTCAtcgatgggaaaaaaattacagcCACCGACACTGGAATCtacttcaaaaaatacaa GTCTCTCAGACTAGGACTCGCCGACTACCAAAAGTTTTTGGAGGATTTGGCCAAAGCGAAAAAAGTTGAGTTGTCCGAAATTCGAGATAAAATGATTCAATGCGGCATACCCGGAACAAGCGGAACTACG GTCGCTGTCAAGACAGCTGCAGTAGATAGGCTGACCGATTCGGCTAAATATACTGGATCTAGC AAAATGAGATTTGATGACAGTGGACGCGGGCGCGGTATAGACGGAAGGCAGGATAAACCCGACGGCTCCGGTTACGTCCAAGGTTTTAACAATAAAAGCTCGAACGATAAGAGTCATTAA
- the LOC130694010 gene encoding Bardet-Biedl syndrome 7 protein homolog, whose translation MQSLVKLKLQRIDYVQVSSLKSNSIQLLPAKGVKHQQKVAIGDQRGKLQLISIKKGEPFVDFKIDLKSPINCVTILVNNNEPALEMIVTATAQTVQCFSVKGKLIFKMDTNLVEPIQHLWMASKEEMAVFNSYVYNHYQNGKEANYFLSTDRINAVAVLPLNKVPSLTPLLGCQDGTIYSLRDSAVRHRLPLDGIPTAMQLFQNDGGTSGEWVVYGTSLGQIGLVRWSRAGPAVEWVMQLPSQTTVTSLDFYDLCDSGANQLIIGREDGFVDVYQVSPEDGAMRSPILIFSQNCNDSIAVVRGGIVGAAGFPEVLVATQRGWIFGLTSCESTMRRKQTDEVTAARTNTHSSERQKHLQYLKSEVEFLERQVEEAQNNRPSMLVSESQAMETSTQLDVTAKMNFVAQQNAYFVVVDSQVSMNFILVQSNTNVQLMDIERNLAILSLMDSKRNGTSQLTATFRCQSNTTRLEMKLVCNERSTSDQVQLYVSLNIQQPRLVILKSFPLVCLCRHVRCQLFEWNTATPYGSLTLQGGFSQADAHNWIASCLPNIPDKVPGDEEIHFYFRNDQWQSKLAVHYRRGEIMLLSDNAVILSYVRDFISREATAKSVPLAMNANMTWEATKILLQQVYSQLLNLTHLHRANVLALALEEAATDQLAQDATDDWMTAEFQDMVRAAKEKQASGDMYPVEEYQNFLLELFVCHREFHGELEVRNSQKYFSLEKMLTDTARTEDLVELFKFDNLLSTVA comes from the exons ATGCAATCACTAGTCAAACTGAAGCTCCAACGAATCGATTACGTGCAGGTGTCCTCCTTGAAGAGCAATTCCATTCAGCTCCTACCAGCCAAAGGAGTCAAACATCAGCAAAAG GTAGCTATTGGGGACCAAAGAGGAAAATTGCAACTGATTTCCATAAAAAAGGGAGAACCTTTCGTGGACTTCAAAATAGACCTCAAATCTCCTATAAACTGTGTCACAATTCTTGTCAATAACAATG AACCTGCATTAGAGATGATTGTAACAGCAACTGCACAAACAGTGCAGTGCTTTTCAGTTAAGGGCAAgctgatttttaaaatggatACGAACCTGGTAGAACCCATTCAGCATTT GTGGATGGCCAGCAAGGAGGAGATGGCTGTTTTCAACTCCTACGTTTATAACCACTATCAAAACGGGAAGGAGGCTAATTATTTCCTTTCTACTGACCGTATCAACGCGGTAGCAGTCCTCCCTCTGAACAAG GTGCCAAGTTTGACTCCGCTGCTAGGATGCCAAGATGGAACCATTTACTCCCTCAGAGATTCGGCTGTTCGACATCGACTGCCACTTGATGGTATACCCACAGCGATGCAACTGTTTCAAAACGATGGTGGGACCAGTGGGGAGTGGGTAGTATACGGAACATCACTTGGTCAGATTGGACTGGTCCGCTGGAGTCGTGCTGGCCCTGCGGTTGAATGGGTTATGCAACTACCTTCTCAAACGACTGTGACTTCGTTAGATTTTTACGACCTCTGCGATTCGGGTGCTAACCAGTTGATCATCGGCAGGGAAGATGGTTTTGTCGACGTCTATCAAGTATCACCCGAAGATGGTGCAATGCGCAGTCCGATTTTAATCTTCTCACAG AATTGTAATGATAGTATTGCAGTTGTACGAGGTGGAATTGTCGGGGCAGCTGGGTTTCCCGAAGTATTAGTCGCTACACAACGGG GTTGGATATTTGGCCTTACCAGCTGTGAATCAACGATGCGTAGGAAGCAAACAGACGAAGTAACAGCGGCCCGAACAAACACTCACAGCTCAGAACGCCAGAAGCACCTACAATATCTCAA ATCTGAAGTAGAATTCCTAGAAAGGCAGGTGGAGGAAGCGCAGAATAACAGGCCTTCTATGCTGGTATCAGAGAGTCAAGCAATGGAAACATCTACGCAATTAGACGTCACAGCGAAA ATGAATTTCGTAGCCCAACAAAATGCCTATTTTGTTGTCGTGGACAGTCAAGTGTCCATGAACTTTATTCTCGTCCAGAGCAACACAAACGTTCAACTTATGGACATCGAGCGGAATTTAGCCATTCTGAGCTTAATGGATTCTAAGCGG AATGGCACCTCTCAGCTAACAGCAACTTTCAGATGCCAATCCAATACCACGCGACTTGAAATGAAACTTGTCTGTAACGAGCGAAGTACTAGTGACCAGGTGCAGTTATACGTCTCGTTAAACATTCAGCAGCCTCGTTTGGTTATACTGAAGTCATTCCCGCTGGTTTGCCTTTGTCGCCACGTACGATGCCAACTTTTTGAATGGAACACGGCAACACCCTATGGTAGTTTGACATTGCAAGGAGGGTTCTCACAGGCGGATGCTCACAACTGGATTGCATCCTGCTTACCTAATATTCCGGATAAAGTCCCAGGCGATGAAGAGATTCACTTTTATTTCCGTAATGACCAATGGCAATCCAAATTGGCCGTTCATTACAG GCGGGGTGAAATCATGCTCCTCTCAGATAATGCAGTGATCTTGTCATATGTCCGAGACTTCATTTCAAGAGAAGCCACAGCAAAAAGTGTTCCCTTGGCAATGAACGCTAACATGACCTGGGAAGCAACGAAAATTCTTTTGCAACAAGTCTATTCTCAACTGTTGAATTTGACTCACCTACATCGAGCGAATGTGTTGGCTTTGGCGTTGGAAGAAGCAGCAACAGACCAGCTTGCGCAAGACGCGACTGACGACTGGATGACCGCCGAGTTTCAAGACATGGTTCGAGCGGCTAAAGAGAAGCAGGCATCCGGTGACATGTATCCTGTCGAAGAATATCAAA ATTTTCTGCTGGAATTGTTCGTCTGCCACAGAGAATTCCATGGTGAGCTTGAAGTAAGAAATTCTCAAAAGTATTTTTCATTAGAAAAAATGCTAACCGATACTGCACGCACGGAAGATCTAGTTGAACTGTTTAAATTTGACAATCTGTTATCTACTGTCGCTTAA
- the LOC132087873 gene encoding clotting factor G beta subunit-like, whose amino-acid sequence MLIHEETNAVKNSWPSMVALVMYNETFCGGSLIDSIHVITAAHCVANFSERQISALRVALGMHSLMPVKDPQVTKTVLRVERHNDFDAKTYYNDIALLTLDSPVVFTETISPICLPPNGSTNQYEYRQTVVIGWGVTTKRIQTRNLFSDGTRPNVLQQITIQTITNAECRSRFDGVVTSGIAAHMICAFSPRKDACDGDSGGPLLVQDMPGNKWTQIGIVSWGIGCAESHLPGVYTRITSFVDWIEKQKQFDLHILRSK is encoded by the exons ATGCTTATTCATGAAGAAACTAATGCGGTGAAAAACTCTTGGCCTAgtatg GTGGCCCTAGTGATGTATAATGAGACATTCTGTGGTGGATCTCTGATTGACTCGATACACGTAATCACCGCGGCTCACTGTGTGGCTAA CTTTTCGGAGAGGCAGATTTCCGCACTGAGAGTGGCTTTGGGTATGCACAGCTTAATGCCCGTGAAAGATCCACAAGTTACGAAGACGGTGTTACGGGTGGAGCGCCACaatgatttcgatgcaaaaACCTAT TACAACGACATCGCTCTTCTAACACTGGATTCACCTGTTGTGTTTACGGAAACCATTTCTCCTATTTGCCTACCGCCAAATGGCTCCACCAATCAATACGAGTATCGACAAACAGTGGTCATTGGATGGGGAGTAAC cacaaaaagaattcaaacGAGAAATCTTTTTTCAGATGGAACTCGGCCAAATGTTTTGCAACAGATAACTATTCAAACAATAACTAATGCCGAGTGCAGGAGCAGATTCGATGGCGTGGTAACGAGCGGAATTGCCGCTCATATGATCTGTGCCTTTTCTCCAAGAAAAGACGCTTGCGAT GGTGATAGTGGAGGCCCATTGCTAGTTCAAGACATGCCCGGTAACAAATGGACTCAAATTGGCATAGTTAGCTGGGGAATAG GATGCGCAGAATCTCATCTTCCCGGAGTTTACACCAGAATCACGTCTTTTGTTGACtggattgaaaaacaaaaacagtttgaTCTTCATATTTTGAGGAGTAAATGA
- the LOC130694241 gene encoding uncharacterized protein LOC130694241 — protein sequence MEFGIFSDDFFETKESDQKEQTAPQSTWTAHRSEPGWFHEVCERACENDVSFNMKHLRANHLYFTGSYTEAACAFTELVKLMRTGNHQREVAEGLARSLLKIGDTKLSLEAASQLKLSCKSEAHFASYHMLCAEIHKKNHDHSKELVHLQQAIKIHSMNTDMWLKIAECYSQMSRIDPYAVPFTLSKTKDVTWFAAASLLRVEIILKSLVGRESGGALKKKRNQKLQNRVHPVVASLPPIFISKAHEALCRDVFNLEFQTQDESEFVDLGSSKLNKTGENEESVVTMASERPGDWFEKQWFSFADSIQDVYYVPQVNMCDA from the exons ATGGAATTCGGTATTTTTTCTGACgatttttttgaaacaaaagaatctgACCAAAAGGAACAAACTGCACCACAGTCAACGTGGACGGCTCATCGATCGGAACCAGGG TGGTTTCACGAAGTATGTGAAAGAGCGTGTGAAAATGATGTTTCATTCAACATGAAGCATTTGCGTGCAAATCACTTGTACTTTACCGGTAGCTATACTGAAGCAGCGTGTGCTTTTACAGAATTAGTTAAGCTGATGAGAACTGGAAACCATCAAAGGGAAGTGGCTGAGGGTCTTGCTCGCAGTTTATTGAAAATTGGAGATACAAAGTTGAGCCTTGAGGCAGCCAGCCAATTA AAACTCAGTTGCAAGAGTGAAGCCCATTTCGCCTCATATCACATGTTATGTGCagaaatacataaaaaaaaccatgacCATAGCAAGGAGCTCGTTCATCTGCAACAG GCAATCAAGATCCATTCAATGAATACCGACATGTGGCTTAAAATAGCTGAGTGCTATAGCCAAATGAGCCGGATTGACCCCTATGCTGTTCCGTTCACGTTGTCAAAAACCAAAGACGTAACATGGTTTGCTGCGGCAAGCTTATTACGAGTGGAAATCATTTTGAAGAGTTTAGTCGGCAGAGAATCTGGCGGtgctttgaaaaagaaacgcaatCAAAAGTTACAGAACCGTGTTCATCCCGTGGTTGCCAGTCTTCCGCCGATTTTCATTTCGAAAGCTCATGAA GCTTTGTGTCGGGATGTATTCAACCTAGAATTTCAAACACAAGACGAATCTGAATTTGTCGATTTGGGAAGTTCCAAATTGAACAAAACTGGAGAAAACGAGGAGTCTGTCGTTACGATGGCAAGTGAACGTCCGGGAGATTGGTTTGAAAAGCAGTGGTTCTCTTTTGCTGATTCCATTCAAGACGTGTATTATGTACCCCAAGTTAACATGTGTGATGCTTAA